Proteins from one Chitinophaga oryzae genomic window:
- a CDS encoding succinate dehydrogenase cytochrome b subunit: MGQWRQKTLTRKNWMAFTGLFLCFFLVIHLLGNLQLLLPDERAHLQFNAYSHLLSGNILIKIISWILYASIIAHVVYAIVITLTNKRSRNAKYHYDRRGEVSKWYTRNMGVLGTIIFVFLVIHFRDFWYVYKFGSLPLDERGNKDLYRLVVAVYSETWYVLVYVLCMVALCYHLLHGFFSAARTLGVYHPRYVQWVRLIGWIYSVGICAAFAWIPVYVHFLK; the protein is encoded by the coding sequence ATGGGTCAGTGGCGACAAAAAACATTAACCAGGAAAAACTGGATGGCGTTCACAGGGTTGTTCCTGTGTTTCTTTCTCGTTATTCACCTGCTGGGCAACCTGCAGCTGTTACTGCCCGATGAAAGGGCGCATCTGCAATTCAATGCCTATTCGCACCTGTTGTCCGGGAATATCCTCATCAAAATTATTTCGTGGATATTGTATGCAAGTATTATCGCGCATGTGGTATACGCCATTGTTATAACGTTGACGAATAAACGCTCTCGAAATGCTAAATATCACTATGACAGGCGGGGTGAAGTGAGTAAATGGTATACCCGTAATATGGGCGTGCTGGGCACCATCATTTTTGTGTTCCTGGTGATTCACTTCCGAGATTTCTGGTATGTGTACAAGTTCGGATCGTTGCCGCTGGACGAGCGGGGCAACAAAGACCTGTACCGACTCGTGGTGGCGGTATACAGCGAAACATGGTATGTGCTGGTGTACGTGTTGTGTATGGTGGCGTTGTGTTATCATTTGCTGCATGGTTTCTTCAGCGCTGCCAGAACGCTGGGGGTATATCACCCGCGGTATGTGCAATGGGTAAGGCTGATCGGTTGGATATACAGTGTGGGCATCTGCGCGGCTTTCGCGTGGATACCGGTTTATGTTCACTTCTTAAAATAA
- a CDS encoding FAD-binding protein: MLDAKIPDGPLEDKWRHYKEHAKLVNPANRKKLEVIVVGTGLAGSAIAASLGEMGYRVKSFCFQDTPRRAHSVAAQGGVNACKNYKNDGDNIFRMFYDTIKGGDFRAREANVYRLAECSASLIDQAVAQGVPFGREYGGYLNNRSFGGVQVSRTFYARGQTGQQLLLGAYQALMRQVHQGTVKMYARHEMLDLVTIDGKAKGVIVRNLDSGEIERHGAHAVILATGGFGKIYYLSTLAMGCNGSAIWRAHKKGALIANPSWTQIHPTSLPQSGEYQSKLTLMSESLRNDGRIWVPKKQDENRLPNQVPEEERDYYLERRYPAFGNLSPRDIASRAAKERIDAGYGVGP; encoded by the coding sequence ATGCTGGACGCAAAAATACCGGACGGGCCACTGGAAGATAAGTGGCGTCATTACAAGGAACATGCTAAGCTGGTAAATCCTGCTAACCGTAAGAAGCTGGAAGTGATAGTGGTGGGCACGGGACTGGCTGGCAGCGCTATTGCGGCTTCGCTGGGGGAGATGGGTTACCGGGTAAAAAGCTTTTGTTTTCAGGATACGCCGCGGCGGGCGCATTCAGTGGCGGCGCAGGGCGGTGTAAACGCCTGTAAAAACTATAAGAACGACGGCGACAATATCTTCCGCATGTTTTATGATACCATCAAAGGCGGTGATTTCCGGGCGCGGGAGGCCAATGTGTATCGCCTGGCGGAATGCAGCGCCAGCCTGATAGATCAGGCGGTGGCGCAGGGCGTGCCTTTTGGCAGGGAATACGGCGGCTATCTCAACAACCGCTCTTTCGGTGGTGTGCAGGTATCGAGAACTTTTTATGCCCGCGGCCAAACCGGTCAGCAGTTGCTGCTGGGCGCATATCAGGCGCTGATGCGGCAGGTACACCAGGGCACGGTGAAGATGTATGCCCGGCATGAAATGCTCGACCTGGTAACGATCGATGGCAAGGCAAAAGGCGTTATCGTCCGTAATCTGGACAGCGGTGAGATAGAACGGCATGGCGCACATGCGGTAATACTGGCCACCGGCGGGTTCGGGAAGATCTATTACCTGTCCACCCTGGCGATGGGCTGTAATGGTTCCGCTATCTGGCGGGCGCACAAGAAAGGCGCATTGATTGCCAACCCCAGCTGGACGCAGATCCATCCTACCAGTCTGCCGCAGTCCGGGGAGTACCAGTCCAAGCTGACGCTGATGTCTGAATCCCTGCGTAACGACGGCCGTATATGGGTGCCTAAAAAGCAGGATGAAAACAGGCTGCCCAACCAGGTGCCGGAGGAAGAGCGGGACTATTACCTGGAGCGCCGCTATCCGGCGTTTGGTAATTTATCGCCGCGGGACATCGCTTCCCGGGCAGCCAAAGAACGCATTGATGCGGGATATGGCGTAGGCCCCTGA
- a CDS encoding SGNH/GDSL hydrolase family protein, whose translation MKQLCYLYLLTFFFLLPFSDSYSQTCTNPLKIVVLGSSTAWGNGVPVRDSAWTFRYRRYLKATHHPSDTVIILAKGGNTTHTIQANGTPSYTVSGITFAVDTTCNITRAIALAPDAIIINIPNEDEARNFPMTVQVANLKALARQAALYNIPLWIATTQPRGNLGLAAGVRLTQMKDSIITYFGSKAIDFWTGLADSRGYILPAYNSGDDALLNSAGQRILFDRVVAKQLPQALCTTAPAPPFRLSAFTVATAGQRLQLSWSTLEENSTVKFIIERSIDTISWMAIGSVNAAGSSSTQRNYQFTDTTVALNQQYYYRLNMEATLNRHYYSSVAGGKVVYVPGSCNKPLRIVVLGSSTAWGNGLPNRDSAWVMRYNRYLKQQHNSADSIILMAFGSNTTQAIMPTGTPPYTVSGITYYVDTAHNITKAIALQPDAIIINMPTNDEARNFPLTKQTANYLALKQEAALHNVPLWVSTTQPRGNLGYAAALRLAQMKDTINLYFGDKAIDFWNGLAQPNGYILPEYNSGDDVHFNAAGHRILFQRVVDKYIPAAVCPDTAAAAPMLMAAPPTTYAATGHISASKGPLAVFPNPATSYVVIPPVNNAPFILEVYNATGKRILSERRSGRTTLSVNGWAPGIYIIRVICGTEQYQHRLIKI comes from the coding sequence ATGAAACAGCTGTGCTACTTGTATCTGCTTACCTTCTTTTTCCTGTTACCGTTTTCTGACAGCTATTCCCAGACCTGTACCAATCCCCTGAAGATTGTTGTGCTGGGCTCTTCCACAGCCTGGGGCAACGGCGTGCCGGTACGCGACAGCGCCTGGACATTCCGTTACCGCCGTTACCTGAAAGCAACGCACCATCCGTCCGATACGGTGATCATCCTGGCGAAAGGCGGTAATACCACCCACACCATCCAGGCCAATGGGACACCGTCCTATACCGTGTCCGGGATCACCTTCGCAGTAGACACCACGTGTAATATCACCCGCGCTATCGCACTGGCGCCCGACGCCATTATCATAAACATTCCCAATGAAGACGAAGCACGCAACTTTCCGATGACCGTACAAGTGGCAAACCTGAAAGCCCTGGCACGGCAAGCCGCCTTGTACAACATCCCCTTATGGATAGCCACCACACAACCCCGCGGCAACCTGGGCCTCGCCGCCGGTGTTCGTCTCACGCAAATGAAAGACAGCATCATTACCTATTTCGGCAGCAAAGCGATCGACTTCTGGACAGGACTGGCCGACAGCAGGGGATACATCCTACCGGCCTACAACAGCGGCGATGACGCCCTGCTGAATTCCGCCGGACAACGTATCCTGTTCGACAGGGTGGTGGCCAAACAACTGCCACAGGCGCTGTGTACCACAGCTCCCGCCCCGCCCTTCCGGCTGTCCGCTTTTACAGTGGCCACCGCCGGGCAACGGTTACAACTTTCCTGGAGTACCCTCGAAGAAAACAGTACGGTAAAATTCATCATCGAGCGGAGCATCGATACCATCAGCTGGATGGCCATCGGCAGCGTTAACGCAGCGGGAAGCTCATCCACACAACGCAATTACCAGTTTACCGACACCACCGTAGCCCTCAACCAGCAATACTATTACCGGCTGAATATGGAGGCCACCTTAAACCGCCACTACTATAGCAGCGTTGCCGGCGGCAAAGTGGTATATGTGCCCGGCAGTTGCAACAAACCGCTGCGTATCGTGGTACTGGGCTCTTCTACAGCGTGGGGCAATGGTCTGCCCAACCGCGACAGCGCCTGGGTAATGCGGTATAACCGTTATCTCAAACAACAGCATAACAGCGCAGACTCTATCATCCTGATGGCATTCGGCAGCAACACAACACAGGCGATTATGCCCACCGGCACACCTCCTTATACTGTGTCCGGTATTACCTATTATGTAGACACCGCGCACAACATTACGAAGGCTATCGCCCTGCAGCCGGATGCCATCATCATCAACATGCCCACCAACGACGAAGCGCGGAACTTTCCGCTGACGAAACAAACCGCCAATTACCTCGCCCTGAAACAGGAAGCGGCACTGCACAATGTTCCGTTGTGGGTATCTACCACCCAACCCAGAGGCAACCTCGGTTATGCCGCAGCGTTGCGGCTGGCACAGATGAAAGACACCATTAATCTCTACTTCGGAGATAAAGCCATTGACTTCTGGAACGGCCTGGCACAACCCAACGGATACATCCTGCCTGAATACAACAGCGGCGATGATGTACATTTCAATGCTGCCGGTCATCGTATCCTGTTTCAAAGGGTGGTGGACAAATACATCCCTGCAGCCGTGTGCCCCGATACTGCCGCAGCCGCACCGATGCTCATGGCAGCGCCTCCAACAACCTATGCCGCCACCGGGCACATTTCCGCCAGCAAGGGGCCGCTGGCGGTGTTTCCCAATCCCGCTACCAGTTATGTGGTGATCCCCCCGGTAAACAATGCACCTTTTATACTGGAGGTATATAACGCAACGGGCAAAAGGATACTGAGCGAACGCCGCTCCGGAAGGACAACCCTGTCTGTCAATGGCTGGGCTCCCGGCATTTACATCATCCGGGTGATTTGCGGCACCGAACAATATCAGCACCGGCTCATAAAAATTTAA
- a CDS encoding porin translates to MYKRNTRLAAFFLCFCSAVPAAYAGDRPVSDTTITKDTTAIKPGFLKKITLGGVFQARYTVSLKPDVDVNGTHQADPGKEVVRNSFSLKRARLQVKAQVSDRFQAGVLVNLADFASDPKGKVLENAFISYRWNDAVNFTVGQFRPSFGLEDLYPVDIIQSMDFSNQYYAFGNNGWQSFQVGVSMFGTFRKNTALPIKYAVSVVNGNNRNQVADDDNGKLASARLEFGDMNKLSLGLNGGTGAVKQCSVYALGVDFSGVIPLAEKFDLQLQSEFKQGTNHRLFYGLADSLRKGPLSGYLMHGVYLLPNFRYKINYRKLTSIEVSMRYEYFNEDFRHSGNARRTYIPMISLAFLKDYGGRIQLGMQIDNYDRNIPGTKTHNSNLMIVQVQCRI, encoded by the coding sequence ATGTATAAACGAAACACCCGACTGGCCGCCTTTTTTCTCTGCTTTTGTTCGGCTGTCCCCGCGGCCTATGCAGGGGACAGGCCAGTGAGCGATACGACCATCACCAAAGACACTACCGCCATTAAACCGGGGTTCCTGAAGAAAATAACGCTGGGCGGCGTGTTCCAGGCACGCTATACCGTTTCGCTGAAACCCGATGTGGATGTAAATGGCACGCATCAGGCGGATCCCGGAAAAGAAGTGGTGCGTAACAGCTTCAGCCTCAAACGGGCGCGTCTTCAGGTGAAGGCGCAGGTGAGCGACCGGTTCCAGGCCGGCGTACTGGTGAACCTCGCCGATTTCGCCAGCGACCCTAAAGGAAAAGTGCTGGAAAACGCATTTATTTCCTACCGGTGGAATGACGCCGTCAACTTTACAGTGGGCCAGTTCCGGCCCTCTTTTGGCCTGGAAGACCTTTACCCGGTAGACATCATCCAGTCTATGGATTTCTCCAATCAATACTATGCTTTCGGAAATAATGGCTGGCAAAGTTTCCAGGTAGGCGTGTCCATGTTCGGCACCTTCCGGAAAAATACGGCGCTGCCCATTAAATACGCCGTGTCAGTGGTCAACGGAAACAACCGTAACCAGGTGGCCGACGATGATAACGGCAAACTGGCTTCCGCCCGGCTGGAGTTCGGCGACATGAACAAGTTGTCGCTCGGCCTCAACGGCGGCACCGGCGCCGTGAAACAATGCAGCGTATATGCATTGGGGGTAGACTTCAGCGGCGTGATCCCGCTGGCGGAGAAATTTGACCTGCAGCTGCAGTCGGAGTTTAAGCAGGGAACGAACCACCGCCTGTTTTACGGATTGGCCGACAGCCTCCGGAAAGGCCCGTTAAGCGGATACCTGATGCATGGTGTTTACCTGTTGCCCAATTTCCGGTACAAGATCAATTACCGCAAGCTCACCTCCATCGAAGTGTCCATGCGCTATGAGTATTTTAACGAAGATTTCCGGCATAGCGGCAACGCCCGCCGGACCTACATCCCCATGATCAGCCTGGCTTTCCTGAAAGACTATGGCGGGCGTATACAGCTGGGGATGCAGATCGACAATTACGACCGGAATATTCCCGGAACAAAAACACACAACAGTAACCTAATGATCGTACAGGTACAATGCAGAATATAA
- a CDS encoding anion permease, with the protein MKEIKYLQLLVTVIFGAVIWLIPPPAGVTPEAWHLLAIFLSTILGIILKAASMGTMSMLAITLVALSGVLAPGNPGKSITLALSSFGDKVIWLIGISFFIARGFIKTGLGKRIAYIFIRIFGKSSLGLAYGLGLADLVLAPAVPSNTARGGGIIYPIMKSMAMNFGSLPEDPATHRKLGGFLTLSSYNMNLITSSLFLTGTASNPMCQKFAKNMGIDITWMSWFAAALVPAALSIVVVPFVLYKVYPPELKSTGDAPAMAAEKLKEMGPVHKNEWLMLLAFVILLVLWITGDLFGIDATTTALIGLVFLLLSQVLDWEDVKSEKGAWDTIVWFSALVMMASFLNSLGFIPWFSDLIKKQVGGMQWMVAFPIIVLVYFYSHYIFASATAHVAAMYSAFLAVGISVGIPGTLLALVLGFCGGIFGTLTHYGHGPAPVFFGSTYVELKDWWKCGFLLSIVYILLWMGIGAGWWKVLGIW; encoded by the coding sequence ATGAAAGAAATCAAGTATTTACAACTGTTGGTCACGGTTATTTTCGGAGCTGTTATCTGGCTGATTCCGCCGCCGGCGGGCGTAACGCCGGAAGCCTGGCACCTGCTGGCTATCTTCCTGTCCACTATTCTCGGTATTATTCTGAAAGCGGCTTCCATGGGGACCATGTCTATGCTGGCTATCACGCTGGTGGCACTGAGCGGGGTGCTGGCCCCCGGAAACCCCGGAAAGTCCATTACCCTGGCGCTCAGTAGTTTCGGGGACAAGGTAATTTGGCTGATTGGTATTTCTTTCTTCATCGCCCGAGGGTTTATTAAAACCGGGCTGGGTAAACGGATCGCCTATATTTTTATCCGGATCTTCGGCAAAAGTTCGCTGGGACTGGCTTATGGACTCGGACTGGCCGACCTGGTGCTGGCGCCGGCGGTGCCCAGCAACACTGCCAGGGGCGGAGGTATTATTTATCCCATCATGAAATCCATGGCGATGAACTTTGGCTCCCTGCCGGAAGATCCTGCCACCCATCGCAAACTGGGCGGTTTCCTGACGCTGAGCAGTTACAACATGAACCTCATCACTTCATCGCTTTTCCTAACCGGTACCGCGAGTAACCCCATGTGCCAGAAGTTCGCCAAAAATATGGGCATCGATATCACTTGGATGTCGTGGTTCGCTGCTGCGCTGGTGCCGGCAGCGCTGTCTATCGTGGTGGTGCCCTTTGTGCTGTACAAGGTATATCCGCCGGAGCTGAAATCTACCGGCGATGCACCCGCTATGGCGGCAGAAAAACTAAAGGAGATGGGACCGGTGCACAAAAACGAGTGGCTGATGCTGCTGGCTTTTGTGATACTGCTGGTGCTGTGGATCACCGGCGATCTGTTTGGGATAGATGCCACCACTACCGCGCTTATCGGACTGGTGTTCCTGTTGCTGTCGCAGGTGCTGGACTGGGAAGATGTTAAGTCCGAAAAAGGCGCCTGGGACACGATCGTATGGTTTTCCGCGCTGGTGATGATGGCCAGCTTCCTGAACTCGCTGGGCTTCATTCCCTGGTTCAGCGACCTTATTAAAAAGCAGGTAGGCGGTATGCAGTGGATGGTGGCTTTCCCTATCATCGTTCTGGTCTACTTCTATAGTCATTACATATTTGCAAGCGCTACGGCGCATGTGGCAGCCATGTATTCGGCCTTTCTGGCGGTGGGCATTTCAGTGGGCATACCGGGTACGCTGCTGGCCCTGGTACTGGGCTTCTGCGGCGGTATTTTCGGCACGCTGACACATTACGGGCATGGCCCCGCGCCGGTATTCTTCGGGAGTACCTATGTGGAACTGAAAGACTGGTGGAAGTGCGGGTTCTTGTTGAGTATCGTGTATATCCTTCTCTGGATGGGTATTGGCGCAGGCTGGTGGAAAGTATTGGGCATCTGGTAA
- a CDS encoding IPT/TIG domain-containing protein yields the protein MKHYNTFVVALMLLVAAMTACSPNQEKREKETATVTGNAGNFLIIRGHGFSKEKTANKVIFGDVAAHILRAEANYLLVQVPEQKADTVQVVVAVGANTSNAMLFEYNSGRKLVASARDFAGVAY from the coding sequence ATGAAACATTACAACACGTTTGTGGTGGCCCTTATGCTGCTGGTAGCGGCAATGACGGCTTGTTCCCCAAACCAGGAAAAAAGAGAAAAAGAAACAGCTACAGTGACCGGTAACGCCGGTAATTTTCTGATCATCAGAGGTCATGGTTTTAGCAAAGAGAAAACTGCGAATAAAGTGATCTTTGGCGATGTGGCAGCGCATATATTGCGTGCAGAAGCCAACTATCTGCTGGTACAGGTACCGGAGCAGAAAGCAGACACTGTACAAGTGGTAGTAGCAGTAGGAGCTAACACCTCCAACGCTATGTTGTTTGAATACAACTCCGGACGGAAGCTGGTAGCATCCGCACGGGATTTCGCCGGCGTGGCGTATTAA
- a CDS encoding S46 family peptidase — protein sequence MRKKLLVLLLLLSVSIKWAKADEGMWLPYLLGQQTYNDMVKKGLKLTKEQLYSINKASLKDAIVIFGGGCTGEIVSNEGLIFTNHHCGYGAIAAASSVEHNYLKNGFYAKNKQEEIASPMLSVQFLVKVEDVTKDVESQLQGLSGADRMKKEQEAYAGIITKATAGTEYEAKVVPMFKGNQYLMFVYERFKDVRLVGTPPESVGKFGGDTDNWEWPRHTGDFSIFRVYASKDGKPAAYSKDNVPLKPKHFLPVSIKGVKENDYAMILGYPGGTNRYETSYGIKLKTEVENPSLVNLRDVRLKAMMEQMVKDPAVKLQLASSYAGIANYWKFFDGESKQLKQHHVLEDKEKNEAAFAKWAQDKPEFANIMNDYAAAYKAWSPYAKHRVYLTEGLLGSPVAAYAASLMALEKALVTPGAPKDAAQQAAAAADKARAGFLAEENKPSDQKILAATARMFYNDVPKDQQPTGYFETLKSKFGSLEEDNTWKLWAASLMNNTIIFDDAKWKAFIANPDAVTLQNDPIFNYVSTFIKNYSGKYQPIHGQFVMKNNDLGRQYLKGVMQMQPNGNRYPDANFTMRLSYGQVKAYAPRDAVHYDYVTTMKGVIEKYVPGDYEFDLPANYTDLYNKKDFGQYKDAKRNDVVVGFITTNDITGGNSGSPVINANGELIGLAFDGNYEALSHKIQFDADYNRTICVDVRYVLWCIEKLGGAKNIINELKLVK from the coding sequence ATGAGAAAAAAACTACTGGTTTTGCTCCTGCTGCTTAGCGTAAGTATTAAATGGGCAAAAGCAGACGAGGGCATGTGGCTCCCGTATTTACTGGGCCAGCAGACCTACAATGACATGGTCAAAAAAGGTCTTAAGCTGACCAAGGAACAGCTGTACAGCATCAACAAGGCATCCCTGAAAGATGCGATCGTGATCTTCGGCGGCGGCTGCACCGGCGAAATAGTAAGCAATGAAGGCCTTATCTTCACCAACCATCACTGTGGCTACGGCGCTATCGCGGCGGCCAGCTCAGTAGAACATAACTACCTCAAAAACGGTTTCTACGCGAAAAATAAACAGGAGGAAATTGCTTCCCCCATGTTGTCTGTCCAGTTCCTGGTGAAAGTGGAAGACGTTACCAAAGATGTGGAATCCCAGCTGCAAGGTCTCAGCGGCGCCGACAGAATGAAAAAAGAACAGGAAGCCTATGCGGGTATCATCACCAAAGCCACTGCCGGTACGGAATATGAAGCGAAAGTAGTGCCGATGTTCAAAGGCAACCAATACCTGATGTTCGTATACGAGCGCTTTAAAGACGTACGCCTGGTGGGCACTCCCCCGGAAAGCGTAGGTAAATTCGGCGGCGATACCGATAACTGGGAATGGCCCCGCCATACCGGCGACTTCTCCATTTTCCGCGTGTATGCCTCCAAAGACGGTAAACCAGCCGCTTATTCAAAAGACAACGTGCCCCTGAAGCCTAAACACTTCCTGCCGGTATCCATCAAAGGCGTAAAAGAAAACGACTACGCGATGATCCTCGGTTACCCCGGCGGCACCAACCGTTACGAAACTTCCTACGGCATCAAGCTGAAAACAGAAGTAGAAAACCCGTCCCTCGTAAACCTGCGCGACGTCAGGCTCAAAGCCATGATGGAGCAGATGGTGAAGGACCCGGCGGTGAAACTGCAGCTGGCCTCTTCCTACGCCGGTATCGCCAACTACTGGAAGTTCTTTGACGGCGAAAGCAAACAGCTGAAACAACACCACGTACTGGAAGACAAGGAAAAAAATGAAGCTGCCTTCGCGAAATGGGCCCAGGACAAACCTGAATTTGCCAATATCATGAACGACTACGCAGCGGCCTATAAAGCATGGTCTCCCTACGCCAAACACCGTGTATACCTCACAGAAGGCTTACTTGGTTCCCCGGTAGCTGCTTATGCCGCTTCCCTGATGGCACTCGAAAAAGCGCTCGTAACGCCGGGCGCCCCTAAAGACGCCGCACAACAGGCGGCTGCCGCTGCTGATAAAGCACGCGCCGGCTTCCTCGCAGAGGAAAACAAACCCAGCGACCAGAAAATACTAGCAGCCACTGCCCGCATGTTCTACAACGACGTGCCGAAAGACCAGCAGCCTACCGGTTACTTCGAAACGCTGAAAAGCAAATTCGGCAGCCTCGAAGAAGATAATACCTGGAAACTCTGGGCCGCTTCCCTGATGAACAACACCATCATCTTCGACGATGCCAAATGGAAAGCGTTTATCGCCAACCCCGACGCAGTAACCCTGCAGAACGATCCGATATTTAACTACGTCAGCACTTTCATCAAAAACTATAGCGGTAAATACCAGCCGATCCACGGCCAGTTTGTGATGAAAAACAATGACCTCGGCCGTCAGTACCTGAAAGGCGTGATGCAGATGCAGCCTAACGGTAACAGATACCCGGACGCGAACTTCACCATGCGCCTCTCTTACGGCCAGGTGAAAGCTTACGCCCCGCGCGATGCCGTGCACTACGACTACGTGACCACCATGAAAGGGGTGATCGAAAAATACGTTCCGGGCGATTATGAATTTGACCTGCCGGCTAACTACACAGACCTGTACAACAAAAAAGATTTCGGTCAGTATAAAGACGCCAAACGCAACGACGTGGTAGTGGGCTTTATCACCACCAACGATATCACCGGCGGTAACTCCGGTTCCCCTGTGATCAATGCTAACGGAGAACTGATCGGTCTCGCTTTCGACGGCAACTACGAAGCGCTGAGCCATAAAATCCAGTTCGACGCCGATTACAACCGCACTATTTGCGTAGATGTACGTTATGTGCTGTGGTGCATCGAAAAACTGGGTGGTGCTAAAAACATCATCAATGAACTGAAGCTGGTGAAATAA
- a CDS encoding FAD-binding protein, whose protein sequence is MWRRPLKNAVYLDFSKAIKDQGIDKIREKYGNLFRMYEKITGVNAYKEPMKISPAAHFSMGGLWVDYELMTTIPGLFALGEANFADHGANRLGANSLLQACVDGYFIAPYTLANYLADEIKVPATDVHHPAFDAAAKQVEEQLHLLKSIGGKLSADYFHKTLGKVLYDKCGLSRSAEGLEAAIRDIRGLREQFYADLFIPGGYAINSELEKAGRVADYLELGELMCYDALTREESCGAHFRLEYQTPEGEAMRNDADFAFISAWGWAGENQPPVWNKEPLIFEFVTPTVRSYK, encoded by the coding sequence ATATGGCGTAGGCCCCTGAAAAACGCCGTATATCTTGATTTCTCCAAAGCGATTAAAGACCAGGGGATAGATAAGATCAGGGAGAAATATGGCAATTTGTTCCGCATGTACGAAAAGATCACCGGTGTGAATGCGTATAAAGAACCGATGAAGATTTCACCGGCAGCGCATTTCTCGATGGGCGGCCTGTGGGTGGACTATGAACTGATGACCACTATCCCGGGGTTGTTTGCGTTGGGAGAAGCAAATTTTGCGGACCATGGCGCCAACAGGCTGGGCGCCAATTCACTGTTGCAAGCCTGTGTAGACGGCTATTTCATTGCGCCGTACACATTGGCCAATTACCTGGCAGATGAAATTAAAGTACCGGCGACAGATGTGCATCATCCTGCTTTTGATGCTGCCGCTAAACAGGTAGAGGAGCAATTGCATTTACTGAAAAGCATCGGCGGTAAATTATCGGCGGATTATTTCCATAAAACACTGGGGAAGGTCCTGTACGATAAATGCGGGCTGTCGCGTTCCGCAGAGGGGCTGGAGGCGGCTATCCGGGACATCCGGGGACTGCGGGAGCAGTTTTATGCCGACCTGTTTATTCCGGGTGGGTATGCTATCAACAGCGAGCTGGAAAAAGCCGGCAGGGTGGCTGACTATTTGGAGCTGGGAGAGCTGATGTGTTACGATGCACTCACGCGGGAAGAATCCTGTGGGGCGCATTTCAGGCTGGAGTACCAGACGCCGGAAGGAGAGGCGATGCGTAATGATGCTGATTTCGCTTTTATATCCGCCTGGGGATGGGCGGGTGAAAACCAGCCGCCGGTTTGGAACAAGGAACCGCTGATATTTGAATTTGTTACACCTACCGTAAGAAGTTATAAATAA
- a CDS encoding succinate dehydrogenase/fumarate reductase iron-sulfur subunit, whose product MHIRLKIWRQENSHDTGKMEDYALADVNPDMSFLEMLDMLNEQLLAQGQRVVEFDHDCREGICGQCGVMINGRAHGPLKNTTTCQLHMRSFRDGDTIYIEPFRATAFPVKCDLKIDRSAFDRVIQAGGYVSVNTGQAPEANSIPVGHPVAEAAFDAAACIGCGACVAVCKNSSAALFTSAKITHLALLPQGAVEAQERVRHMVDQMDAEGFGHCSNTEACEAECPQQISVLHIARMNWEYNKAQLLKK is encoded by the coding sequence ATGCATATACGATTAAAAATATGGAGGCAGGAAAACAGCCACGATACCGGCAAGATGGAGGACTATGCATTGGCGGATGTGAATCCCGATATGTCTTTTCTGGAGATGCTGGACATGCTGAATGAACAGCTGCTGGCGCAGGGGCAGCGGGTTGTGGAGTTTGACCACGATTGCCGTGAGGGCATCTGCGGGCAGTGCGGCGTGATGATCAACGGGCGTGCGCACGGGCCTTTAAAAAACACCACTACCTGTCAGCTGCATATGCGCAGTTTCCGGGACGGGGACACGATTTATATAGAACCTTTCCGTGCGACGGCTTTCCCTGTGAAATGCGATCTTAAAATAGACCGCAGCGCGTTTGACAGGGTGATACAGGCCGGCGGTTATGTATCTGTGAATACGGGGCAGGCGCCGGAGGCCAACAGTATTCCGGTGGGGCATCCTGTGGCGGAAGCGGCGTTTGACGCAGCAGCCTGTATCGGCTGCGGCGCCTGTGTGGCGGTGTGTAAAAACTCCAGTGCGGCATTGTTTACCAGCGCGAAGATCACCCATCTGGCACTGTTGCCGCAGGGCGCGGTGGAGGCGCAGGAACGGGTACGTCATATGGTGGACCAGATGGATGCCGAAGGGTTCGGTCATTGCAGCAATACCGAGGCTTGTGAAGCAGAATGTCCGCAACAGATTTCAGTGCTGCATATCGCGCGGATGAACTGGGAATACAACAAGGCGCAACTGCTGAAAAAATAG